In Methanoculleus sp. SDB, a single window of DNA contains:
- a CDS encoding galactose-1-phosphate uridylyltransferase, which produces MFSIVEIRTGTGTVQYRRELLTGFRCRISTERIRRCIDQEPPIAAAGEADCPFCPGKIEGSTPRFPDGSRICRGESTTFPNLYPFAAFHTVTVISRAHSVARFSPRQLSDALHGQLESLRGYDGYASINWNYLPSAGASLAHPHMQGVADALPTSRAERYITESHRHRLATGRIYWDELREHEADSERYLFGKEIPWIASAVPVGEKEIRALLPIRTADEFGPYIETFAADLLRILDLYREAGTHAFNMSLFFDRKGYDSGFRAFCSIIARINPNPSSISDSAFMERLHLEPLILTLPEDIGRKLKR; this is translated from the coding sequence ATGTTTTCTATCGTCGAGATCCGGACGGGCACCGGAACGGTGCAGTACCGTCGCGAATTGCTGACAGGTTTTCGGTGCAGGATCAGCACGGAAAGGATACGGCGGTGCATTGATCAGGAACCGCCGATAGCTGCTGCGGGAGAAGCGGACTGTCCTTTTTGTCCCGGGAAGATTGAGGGTTCGACCCCGCGTTTCCCTGACGGATCGCGTATTTGCCGCGGGGAGAGCACAACATTCCCGAATCTCTATCCGTTTGCCGCCTTTCATACGGTTACCGTAATTTCCCGTGCCCACTCGGTCGCCCGGTTCAGCCCTCGCCAGCTCTCTGACGCGCTGCACGGACAGCTCGAATCCCTGCGGGGGTATGACGGGTATGCGAGCATTAACTGGAATTATCTCCCGTCGGCCGGCGCAAGCCTCGCCCATCCCCATATGCAGGGAGTGGCCGATGCCCTCCCTACATCACGAGCCGAGCGATATATTACGGAAAGCCACCGCCACCGGCTCGCAACCGGCAGGATCTACTGGGACGAGCTGCGGGAGCACGAAGCGGATTCTGAACGGTATCTCTTCGGCAAGGAAATTCCGTGGATTGCGAGCGCTGTACCCGTCGGTGAGAAGGAGATCCGCGCTCTTCTCCCGATACGGACAGCAGACGAATTCGGCCCCTATATCGAAACATTTGCAGCCGATCTGCTTCGCATCCTCGATCTCTACCGCGAAGCCGGCACGCACGCATTTAATATGTCCCTGTTTTTCGACAGGAAGGGGTATGACTCGGGATTCCGGGCATTCTGCTCGATAATCGCCCGCATAAATCCCAATCCCTCGTCGATAAGCGATTCTGCTTTTATGGAGCGCCTTCATCTCGAACCGCTCATCCTCACGCTTCCGGAGGACATTGGCAGGAAGCTGAAGCGTTGA
- a CDS encoding 5,10-methylenetetrahydromethanopterin reductase (catalyzes the reduction of methylenetetrahydromethanopterin to methyltetrahydromethanopterin with the oxidation of coenzyme F420), which produces MSYGIEFVPGNINVKQVVKYCKLAESKDIDFAWITNHYNNRHCYPTLAMIAANTDSLKMGPGIMNTFTDTPAAIASFMCTLNEISDGRAVLGIGPGDLSTLPKLAIAGAKPVARLKEGVEQIRRLCAGEEIKKTGNMEFFDYDGAKLTGVQLPGKKGIPVYIGAQGPKMLELAGAVGEGSLINASNPKDFEIAIPIIKAAEAAAGRKGHDVGAYTAVSIDQNEKKARNAAKIVAAFIAAGSPPPLLQRHGLDLNNVAKIKEALAAFDFRTVGGLVGDKEIEAFTIAGTPDVVQQKCEDLMKSGVTQVIFGSPLGPDMTNSIRLLGKII; this is translated from the coding sequence GGATTACCAACCACTACAACAACCGCCACTGTTACCCGACCCTCGCGATGATCGCTGCCAACACGGACAGCCTCAAGATGGGCCCCGGTATCATGAACACCTTTACCGACACCCCCGCCGCAATTGCGTCCTTCATGTGTACCCTCAACGAGATCTCCGACGGCCGCGCCGTCCTCGGTATCGGACCCGGTGACCTCTCCACACTTCCGAAGCTCGCCATTGCGGGTGCAAAGCCCGTTGCCCGCCTGAAGGAGGGTGTCGAACAGATCCGGAGACTCTGTGCCGGCGAAGAGATCAAGAAGACCGGTAACATGGAATTCTTCGACTACGACGGTGCGAAGCTGACCGGCGTCCAGCTGCCCGGCAAGAAGGGTATCCCTGTCTACATCGGTGCTCAGGGCCCCAAGATGCTCGAGCTCGCCGGTGCCGTCGGTGAAGGATCGCTCATCAACGCATCCAACCCGAAGGACTTCGAGATCGCCATCCCGATCATCAAGGCAGCCGAGGCAGCCGCGGGACGCAAGGGCCACGATGTCGGTGCGTACACCGCAGTCTCAATCGACCAGAACGAGAAGAAAGCACGGAACGCAGCAAAGATAGTCGCCGCATTCATCGCAGCAGGCTCCCCGCCGCCCCTTCTCCAGCGCCACGGCCTTGACCTGAACAACGTCGCGAAGATCAAGGAAGCCCTTGCGGCATTCGACTTCAGGACCGTCGGCGGTCTCGTCGGTGACAAGGAGATCGAAGCATTCACCATTGCGGGAACGCCCGACGTGGTCCAGCAGAAGTGCGAGGACCTCATGAAGTCCGGTGTGACGCAGGTTATCTTCGGATCACCGCTCGGTCCCGACATGACCAACTCCATCCGCCTGCTTGGCAAGATCATATAA